From a single Daphnia pulex isolate KAP4 chromosome 2, ASM2113471v1 genomic region:
- the LOC124188969 gene encoding guanylate cyclase 32E-like, with amino-acid sequence MERIRNRRYRSVLGFDVFIDSNGDAEGYYTVLSMLPFRENHFKSDEGTRPTYVMQPVGHFQHNISSARHSPNDSLVFLYLNSSRPVDWIGSGPPVPESPCGYMSEKCFRVATPDWQSFIICTLSGVVLIVTIGFASRHYCYEYKLACLLWKVDIREFIITNSKDIINDCPQSSTLAAVTSDPHGARGPIIAFCGQSSRRNSSSAGSGSSSGGVKEDSPSVDLGVKRLYIRTGSYKGNVVAIKAISSTKNVNFTKNMCKELKQMTSIRHENVVSFMGVSVDYGSVSILTAYCARGSLEDVLKLDFKLDTFFIASLVTDLIKGMTFLHDSEIVSHGNLKSSNCLVDSRWVLQITDFGLHELKASSPEARTKTTCDNRRLLWRAPELLRNPNFLPRGTQKGDVFSFGIILYEIFGRQGPWGDLLDTMSTKGIIERVAHPEWFFYKFFRPSVSQLDCKEYIIRCMEDCWQETPELRPNFKSIRGRLKEMEAGLKPNIFDSFMTMNEKYTHNLEGLVQERTDQLVEEKKKTEALLHRVLPKSVVESLKRGEPVKAESFDSVTIYFSDIVGFTSLSAASTPLQVVGLLNELYTLFDSILENYDAYKVETVGDAYMVASGLPIRNRDHHAAEIASLALHLLSEIRNFHIRHRPGETLKLRIGIHSGPCVAGVVGLKMPRYCLFGDTVNTASRMESTGQALRIHISRATKELLDRLGGFITEERGMTSIRGKGEMMTYWLVGEEAGRTGRTRRTRRLSTVEMDVPPPSTLQSTIDAHQSAAHEVPHYLSDKVHTLSELNPIDESLTMMSHQELNNDVHISVDGRH; translated from the exons ATGGAACGCATCCGCAATCGGCGCTATCGATCGGTTCTTGGTTTCGAC GTGTTTATCGACTCGAACGGCGATGCTGAGGGTTATTACACGGTTCTATCCATGTTGCCTTTCCGGGAAAACCATTTCAAATCGGATGAAGGAACACGGCCCACCTACGTCATGCAGCCCGTTGGGCATTTCCAGCACAACATCAGCAGCGCTCGTCATTCACCCAACGATTCCCTC gtttttctttatttgaactCGAGTCGACCAGTCGACTGGATCGGATCCGGTCCACCCGTTCCCGAATCTCCTTGCGGTTACATGTCTGAAAAATGTTTCCGAGTCGCGACGCCCGACTGGCAGAGTTTCATCATTTGCACCTTATCCGGCGTTGTCCTCATTGTAACTATCGGCTTCGCTTCCAG ACACTACTGTTACGAATACAAATTGGCGTGCTTGCTCTGGAAGGTGGACATTCGCGAATTCATCATCACCAATTCTAAGGATATTATCAACGATTGCCCGCAGTCCTCTACGTTGGCGGCGGTGACCTCGGATCCTCACGGAGCTCGAGGGCCTATCATTGCATTTTGTGGGCAAAGCAGCAggcgcaacagcagcagtgccGGTTCCGGGTCGTCCTCCGGCGGCGTCAAGGAAGATTCGCCATCTGTCGACCTGGGCGTGAAACGTTTGTACATCCGAACGGGAAGCTACAAGGGCAACGTCGTGGCCATCAAGGCCATCTCGTCGACGAAGAACGTCAATTTCACAAAGAACATGTGCAAGGAATTGAAGCAGATGACTTCCATCCGCCACGAGAATGTCGTCTCATTCATGGGAGTGTCCGTCGACTACGGGAGTGTGTCCATCTTGACGGCCTATTGCGCCCGCGGGAGCTTGGAGGACGTCCtgaaattggatttcaaaTTGGACACTTTCTTCATCGCCTCTCTCGTCACTGACTTGATCAAG GGGATGACCTTCCTGCACGACAGTGAAATCGTTTCGCACGGCAATCTGAAATCGTCCAACTGTTTGGTCGATTCGCGCTGGGTTTTGCAAATCACCGATTTCGGTCTGCATGAACTcaaag CCTCCAGTCCTGAAGCTCGAACGAAAACGACGTGTGACAATAGACGGCTTTTGTGGAGAGCTCCGGAACTGTTGCGCAACCCAAACTTTTTGCCTAGAGGAACCCAGAAAGGTGACGTCTTCTCATTTGGCATCATCCTCTACGAAATCTTTGGCCGTCAAGGACCTTGGGGAGATTTGTTGGACACCATGTCGACTaaag GAATCATCGAAAGAGTCGCCCATCCGGAATGGTTTTTCTACAAATTCTTCAGGCCGTCCGTTTCGCAGTTGGATTGCAAGGAGTACATCATTCGGTGCATGGAGGACTGCTGGCAAGAAACGCCAGAATTGCGTCCCAATTTCAAATCCATTCGTGGCCGTCTTAAGGAAATGGAAGCCGGATT GAAGCCCAACATTTTCGACAGCTTCATGACCATGAACGAGAAGTATACGCATAACCTGGAAGGTCTCGTCCAGGAACGGACGGATCAACTCGtcgaggagaagaagaagacggaagcACTTTTACACCGGGTCTTGccaaa ATCGGTAGTTGAATCGCTGAAAAGAGGAGAGCCCGTCAAGGCGGAGAGTTTCGATTCGGTCACAATCTACTTCAGCGACATCGTGGGATTCACGTCGCTGTCGGCGGCCAGCACTCCGCTCCAGGTCGTCGGTCTGCTCAACGAGCTCTACACTTTGTTCGACTCCATCCTGGAGAATTACGACGCCTACAAAGTGGAAACGGTCGGCGACGCCTACATGGTGGCCAGCGGTTTGCCCATCCGCAACCGAGACCACCACGCAGCCGAAATCGCCTCGCTGGCCCTCCACCTTCTCTCCGAGATACGCAATTTTCACATCCGGCACAGACCCGGAGAAACGCTCAAACTGCGCATTGGAATTCATTCAG GTCCGTGCGTTGCCGGTGTGGTCGGCTTAAAAATGCCGAGGTATTGTCTTTTTGGCGACACAGTTAACACTGCGTCCAGGATGGAATCAACCGGTCAAGCTCTCCGCATTCACATTTCTAGAGCCACCAAAGAGCTTTTAGATCGGTTAGGCGGTTTCATCACTGAAGAGCGTGGAATGACGTCCATTCGA GGCAAAGGTGAAATGATGACGTATTGGCTGGTTGGTGAAGAGGCGGGGCGTACTGGGCGTACTAGACGTACCAGGCGTCTTTCTACAGTTGAAATGGACGTACCGCCGCCGTCTACTCTCCAGTCAACAATCGACGCCCATCAATCAGCGGCTCATGAAGTTCCACATTACCTGTCGGACAAAGTCCACACGCTCTCTGAATTGAACCCTATTGACGAATCGCTAACAATGATGAGCCATCAGGAGCTAAATAATGATGTCCACATTAGCGTCGATGGCAGGCATTAA
- the LOC124188970 gene encoding diuretic hormone receptor-like isoform X1 — MDRENHFLHHPMMASKSVWLGQSLDVAGEDKSVDKTLGLDELMALNITNENELDCLFNFLHESYPPARFENLSSFCNSTWDGVSCWPTTVAGSTSFLPCVDELNGIKYDTTHNATRVCQPNGTWANYSNYRSCVPLSSDFGGATPEYGVGISEDTTTIYFTGYTVSIVALTLAIWIFIHFKDLRCLRNTIHTHLLITYVMADLLWIVTATLQLYRGETNKGSCIIVIFLHYFHLTNFFWMFVEGFYLYMLVVETFSADKIRLRIYALIGWGIPLPVVIVWVVVKANWFTYTSTEGQHQKLDLESFLASCPWMAANSYDWIYMTPAIVVLFVNILFLVKIMWVLITKLRSANSVETQQYRKGSKALLVLIPLLGLTYVLVIAGPTEGLIAIYFSHIRAVLLSTQGFLVTLFFCFLNTEVRNTLRHNWARWKMTSRWLEDSQNHGSRRNDTATDSKRNSKEGSRAPCSRLYSYPDHSSKRDSAFSEVTMVAPFTPISVLHLNTFGPSSSSVEDEIETRTERYSSSNIAKESRNSVC; from the exons ATGGATCGGGAAAATCACTTCCTTCACCATCCAATGATGGCGTCGAAAAGCGTGTGGCTGGGACAGTCGTTGGACGTTGCTGGGGAAGATAAAAGTGTCGATAAAACGCTGGGCTTGGACGAGTTGATGGCCCTCAACATCACTAACGAGAACGAACTGGACTGTTTGTTCAATTTCTTGCACGAATCCTACCCACCGGCGAGATTTGAAAATCTCTCCTCCTTCTGCAACAGCACCTGGGACGGAGTCAGTTGCTGGCCGACGACAGTGGCCGGTTCAACGTCCTTCCTGCCCTGCGTCGACGAACTCAACGGCATCAAATACGACACAACAC ATAACGCGACGAGGGTCTGCCAGCCGAACGGCACCTGGGCCAACTACAGCAATTACCGGTCGTGCGTCCCGTTGTCGTCGGACTTTGGCGGCGCAACGCCCGAATATGGCGTCGGCATCAGCGAGGACACGACCACCATCTACTTCACCGGTTACACCGTCTCCATCGTGGCGTTGACACTCGCCATCTGGATTTTTATTCACTTCAA GGACCTACGCTGCTTGCGCAACACCATTCACACGCACTTACTCATCACGTACGTCATGGCCGACCTGCTCTGGATCGTCACGGCCACTCTGCAG TTGTACCGGGGCGAAACCAACAAAGGATCCTGTATCATCGTCATTTTCTTGCACTACTTCCACCTAACCAACTTCTTTTGGATGTTCGTCGAAG GTTTTTATCTCTACATGCTCGTCGTGGAGACGTTTTCTGCCGACAAGATCCGGTTGCGCATCTACGCCCTTATTGGCTGGG GGATTCCGTTGCCGGTCGTCATCGTTTGGGTCGTCGTCAAAGCCAACTGGTTCACCTACACGTCGACCGAAGGCCAGCAC CAGAAGCTGGACCTGGAGTCGTTCCTGGCCAGCTGTCCGTGGATGGCGGCCAACAGTTACGACTGGATCTACATGACGCCGGCCATCGTCGTACTTTTCGTCAACATTCTCTTCCTTGTCAAGATCATGTGG GTTCTGATAACGAAATTGCGTTCGGCCAATTCGGTCGAGACGCAACAATACCGCAAAGGCAGCAAGGCCCTTCTGGTGCTGATCCCGCTCCTCGGACTCACTTACGTCCTGGTCATCGCCGGCCCGACGGAAGGACTCATCGCCATTTATTTCTCACACATTCGAGCTGTCCTACTTTCCACACAG GGATTCCTGGTGACCCTTTTCTTCTGCTTCCTCAACACGGAAGTGCGCAACACGTTGAGACACAACTGGGCCAGGTGGAAGATGACCAGTCGCTGGCTCGAAGATTCCCAAAATCACGGCAGTCGAAGAAATGACACGGCGACAGACAGCAAGCGCAACTCCAAGGAGGGATCTCGAGCTCCATGCAGCAG ACTTTACAGCTATCCGGATCACAGTAGCAAGCGTGATTCAGCCTTCAGTGAAGTGACGATGGTTGCGCCATTCACTCCCATTTCAGTCCTTCATCTGAACACCTTTGGaccaagcagcagcagtg TTGAGGACGAGATTGAGACTCGAACTGAACGTTATTCTTCGTCCAATATTGCTAAAGAATCGAGAAATTCAGTTTGTTAA
- the LOC124188970 gene encoding diuretic hormone receptor-like isoform X2: protein MDRENHFLHHPMMASKSVWLGQSLDVAGEDKSVDKTLGLDELMALNITNENELDCLFNFLHESYPPARFENLSSFCNSTWDGVSCWPTTVAGSTSFLPCVDELNGIKYDTTHNATRVCQPNGTWANYSNYRSCVPLSSDFGGATPEYGVGISEDTTTIYFTGYTVSIVALTLAIWIFIHFKDLRCLRNTIHTHLLITYVMADLLWIVTATLQLYRGETNKGSCIIVIFLHYFHLTNFFWMFVEGFYLYMLVVETFSADKIRLRIYALIGWGIPLPVVIVWVVVKANWFTYTSTEGQHKLDLESFLASCPWMAANSYDWIYMTPAIVVLFVNILFLVKIMWVLITKLRSANSVETQQYRKGSKALLVLIPLLGLTYVLVIAGPTEGLIAIYFSHIRAVLLSTQGFLVTLFFCFLNTEVRNTLRHNWARWKMTSRWLEDSQNHGSRRNDTATDSKRNSKEGSRAPCSRLYSYPDHSSKRDSAFSEVTMVAPFTPISVLHLNTFGPSSSSVEDEIETRTERYSSSNIAKESRNSVC from the exons ATGGATCGGGAAAATCACTTCCTTCACCATCCAATGATGGCGTCGAAAAGCGTGTGGCTGGGACAGTCGTTGGACGTTGCTGGGGAAGATAAAAGTGTCGATAAAACGCTGGGCTTGGACGAGTTGATGGCCCTCAACATCACTAACGAGAACGAACTGGACTGTTTGTTCAATTTCTTGCACGAATCCTACCCACCGGCGAGATTTGAAAATCTCTCCTCCTTCTGCAACAGCACCTGGGACGGAGTCAGTTGCTGGCCGACGACAGTGGCCGGTTCAACGTCCTTCCTGCCCTGCGTCGACGAACTCAACGGCATCAAATACGACACAACAC ATAACGCGACGAGGGTCTGCCAGCCGAACGGCACCTGGGCCAACTACAGCAATTACCGGTCGTGCGTCCCGTTGTCGTCGGACTTTGGCGGCGCAACGCCCGAATATGGCGTCGGCATCAGCGAGGACACGACCACCATCTACTTCACCGGTTACACCGTCTCCATCGTGGCGTTGACACTCGCCATCTGGATTTTTATTCACTTCAA GGACCTACGCTGCTTGCGCAACACCATTCACACGCACTTACTCATCACGTACGTCATGGCCGACCTGCTCTGGATCGTCACGGCCACTCTGCAG TTGTACCGGGGCGAAACCAACAAAGGATCCTGTATCATCGTCATTTTCTTGCACTACTTCCACCTAACCAACTTCTTTTGGATGTTCGTCGAAG GTTTTTATCTCTACATGCTCGTCGTGGAGACGTTTTCTGCCGACAAGATCCGGTTGCGCATCTACGCCCTTATTGGCTGGG GGATTCCGTTGCCGGTCGTCATCGTTTGGGTCGTCGTCAAAGCCAACTGGTTCACCTACACGTCGACCGAAGGCCAGCAC AAGCTGGACCTGGAGTCGTTCCTGGCCAGCTGTCCGTGGATGGCGGCCAACAGTTACGACTGGATCTACATGACGCCGGCCATCGTCGTACTTTTCGTCAACATTCTCTTCCTTGTCAAGATCATGTGG GTTCTGATAACGAAATTGCGTTCGGCCAATTCGGTCGAGACGCAACAATACCGCAAAGGCAGCAAGGCCCTTCTGGTGCTGATCCCGCTCCTCGGACTCACTTACGTCCTGGTCATCGCCGGCCCGACGGAAGGACTCATCGCCATTTATTTCTCACACATTCGAGCTGTCCTACTTTCCACACAG GGATTCCTGGTGACCCTTTTCTTCTGCTTCCTCAACACGGAAGTGCGCAACACGTTGAGACACAACTGGGCCAGGTGGAAGATGACCAGTCGCTGGCTCGAAGATTCCCAAAATCACGGCAGTCGAAGAAATGACACGGCGACAGACAGCAAGCGCAACTCCAAGGAGGGATCTCGAGCTCCATGCAGCAG ACTTTACAGCTATCCGGATCACAGTAGCAAGCGTGATTCAGCCTTCAGTGAAGTGACGATGGTTGCGCCATTCACTCCCATTTCAGTCCTTCATCTGAACACCTTTGGaccaagcagcagcagtg TTGAGGACGAGATTGAGACTCGAACTGAACGTTATTCTTCGTCCAATATTGCTAAAGAATCGAGAAATTCAGTTTGTTAA